CGAGCGTTCATTGAAATCAGCATACTCTGTTTTATTGATATAGTTGCATTCTAAAGCAAAGTCAAGCCAAACTTGTGTTTCGGTATTTTCCATATCGGCATCGGTTATTTTACTTGTAAAATGTGCAGGATATAATCTTTTTCTATAGCCTTCTCCTATGCAAGAACAAACAGAACGAGATGATTTTCTTATTTGAGAAGTTAATGAATACTGCTCTTCTGCTGGAAATGATTTTGACTTTTTGAAAATATCCATTGCAAGAGCAAATGCCTTTTTATAAACTGTAAGATTTCTAAATCCGGTTGCCATGTTTGAATAGTATTTATTGTTGGCTGTTTATGTTGCCGACTGCCAACTGCTGATTTTCATTTGCTGACTGATTATTATGGCTGTTTATGTTGTTGACTGCCGACTGTTGATTGCCGACTGATTCAATTGCCACTTCCACGCGCTTTCCATCATCTGCTCAATGTTGTATTGCGGTTTCCAGCCCAGAAGTTTTTCTGCTTTGGAAGAATCGGAATAAATGGCTTCCACATCTCCTTTTCTTCGCGGGGCAATATCGTATCTCAGTTTTTTTCCGCTCACTCTGTTAAATGCTTTCAGCGCTTCAAGCACGGTAACTCCTTTTCCTGTTCCGAGATTAAAAATTTCATAGTTGCTTTTGTTTCTTTTCTCAAAAAGATAGTTCAGCGCGAGCACGTGCGCGTGCGCAATGTCGCTCACATGAACGTAATCGCGTATGCAGGTGCCATCGCGCGTGTTGTAATCATCTCCGAAAATGCTGAACTCCTTGCTCAAGCCAATGGCTTTTTGCATAATGGACGGAACAATGTTATCGGGCTTTCCGAAGGGAACTTCTCCAATCAATCCTGAAACATGCGCGCCCACCGGGTTAAAATAGCGCAGGGCGATAGATGAAAATTCGGGATTCTCCCTCGAAAATTTAGTGAGCAGTTGTTCTCCCATTTGCTTGGTGCTCCCGTAAGGCGACTGGGCTCTTCGCTTGGGCGTTTCTTCATTCACCGGAAGTGTTGAAATGTTTCCGTAAACCGAGCAGGAAGAGGAGAAAATAAAATTGCGCACTCCGAATTCTTTCAGGCAGGCGAAAATATTTTTAAGCGAATCGTTGTTGTTGTGAAAATATAAAGCCGGGTTTTTAACCGATTCGGGAACTGATTTCAGCGCGGCAAAATGAATCACTCCGTTTATATCGCTGTTTTCTGAAAAAATAGTTTTTGTTTTTTCCAAATCGCATAAATCAATGTTGTAGTTTTTAATTTCTTTTCCCGTGATATTTTTTATCCGTTCAAAAGTTTTTTCGGCAGAGCGTAAAAAATTATCGGCTGAAATTATTTCCCAGGAAGTTTTTTCCAGCACATCAACGATTGTGTGCGAGCCAATGTATCCTGCTCCGCCTGTAATGAGGATTTTCATAGGGAAAAACTAATTCTCCAGAATCTTAAACTCCACCCTTCGGTTCAACTGCATGTTTTTTGCATTGGGTTTTCCGTTCACTTTGTTCGGAGCAACGGGCTGCGCATCGCCATAACCCTGCGCGGTGAGGCGCAAACGGTCAGCGCCTTTCACGATGAGTTCATTCACCACTGCTTCTGCGCGCGCCTGCGAGAGTTTCAGGTTTGCATCTTTTTTGCCGGCATCATCGGTGTGCCCGCCAATTTCCACTTTAATGGAGGGATTCTCGGTGATAAGTTTTTCTACTTTGTCAAGTTCCGTTTTTGATTCTTTGCGCAGCGTTGCTTTTCCGCTGTCGAAGAAAATATTGTTGAGCACTATTTTTGCGCCCTTCTTTATTTTTTCGAGCACAATGTTTTTCTTTATCTCCGAATATGTTTTCTCCTTCGGAACATTTATGTTTT
Above is a genomic segment from Bacteroidota bacterium containing:
- a CDS encoding four helix bundle protein, with the protein product MATGFRNLTVYKKAFALAMDIFKKSKSFPAEEQYSLTSQIRKSSRSVCSCIGEGYRKRLYPAHFTSKITDADMENTETQVWLDFALECNYINKTEYADFNERSEEVGRLLNHMIENPDKYK
- the galE gene encoding UDP-glucose 4-epimerase GalE; this encodes MKILITGGAGYIGSHTIVDVLEKTSWEIISADNFLRSAEKTFERIKNITGKEIKNYNIDLCDLEKTKTIFSENSDINGVIHFAALKSVPESVKNPALYFHNNNDSLKNIFACLKEFGVRNFIFSSSCSVYGNISTLPVNEETPKRRAQSPYGSTKQMGEQLLTKFSRENPEFSSIALRYFNPVGAHVSGLIGEVPFGKPDNIVPSIMQKAIGLSKEFSIFGDDYNTRDGTCIRDYVHVSDIAHAHVLALNYLFEKRNKSNYEIFNLGTGKGVTVLEALKAFNRVSGKKLRYDIAPRRKGDVEAIYSDSSKAEKLLGWKPQYNIEQMMESAWKWQLNQSAINSRQSTT